A part of Neovison vison isolate M4711 chromosome 6, ASM_NN_V1, whole genome shotgun sequence genomic DNA contains:
- the LOC122910781 gene encoding olfactory receptor 24-like: protein MEPRNQSSTSEFILLGLSENPEQETLLFALFLCMYVVMAMGNLSIILAISSDSHLHTPMYFFLANLSLVDFGLATNTVPQMLVNIQTKSKSISYPCCLTQMYFFHFFGIVDSVLIAVMAYDRFVAICHPLHYTTIMSPRLCGLLAGGPWVFSYFISLTHILLMVRLVFCGNNKIPHYFCDLTPLLRLSCTDTSVNKIFVLIVAGMVIATPFICILASYVRIIVAIMKVPSAGGRKKAFSTCSSHLSVVALLYGTTIGVYLCPSSVRTAVKEKASAVMYTAVTPMLNPFIYSLRNRDLKGALRKLVSKKIISSS, encoded by the coding sequence ATGGAACCAAGGAATCAATCCAGCACGTCTGAATTCATCCTCCTGGGACTTTCAGAAAATCCAGAGCAGGAGACTCTTCTTTTTGCTCTGTTCCTCTGCATGTACGTGGTCATGGCCATGGGAAACCTTTCAATCATCCTGGCCATTAGCTCAgactcccacctccacacccccatgtacttcttcttAGCCAACCTGTCTTTGGTTGATTTTGGTCTGGCCACCAACACAGTCCCCCAGATGCTGGTGAACATCCAAACCAAAAGCAAGTCAATCTCCTATCCCTGCTGCCTGACCCAGATGtactttttccacttctttggCATTGTTGACAGTGTCTTAATTGCTGTGATGGCTTATGATAGGTTTGTGGCTATATGTCACCCCTTACACTACACCACCATCATGAGTCCACGTCTCTGTGGCCTGCTGGCTGGTGGCCCATGGGTATTTTCCTACTTTATCTCCCTCACTCACATCCTCTTGATGGTGCGCCTGGTTTTTTGTGGGAACAACAAGATTCCTCACTACTTCTGTGACCTCACCCCCCTTCTTAGGCTTTCTTGCACTGACACCTCTGTGAACAAGATCTTTGTACTCATCGTGGCTGGGATGGTGATAGCCACGCCTTTCATCTGCATCCTGGCCTCCTATGTTCGCATCATTGTGGCCATCATGAAGGTCCCCTCTGCAGGGGGCAGGAAGAAAGCCTTTTCCACCTGCAGCTCCCACCTCTCTGTGGTTGCTCTCCTTTATGGGACCACCATTGGGGTCTATTTGTGTCCTTCCTCTGTGCGCACAGCTGTGAAGGAGAAAGCCTCTGCTGTGATGTACACTGCGGTCACCCCCATGCTGAACCCCTTTATCTATAGCCTGAGGAACAGAGATCTGAAGGGCGCCCTGAGGAAGCTTgtcagtaaaaaaataatttcatcttcCTGA